In Sebastes fasciatus isolate fSebFas1 chromosome 8, fSebFas1.pri, whole genome shotgun sequence, the DNA window atttttctcagtaaatatatttccaaaggtgctattgacatgaaattttcaccagatgttggtaacaacccaagtaatctatacatacaaagaaaccaaaacaaataagttcagaaattaagttatgtgtaataatgtgaaatgacacagggaaaaagtattgaacacatgaagaaaaggaggtgcaaaaaggcatggtaagccaagacaacagctgaaatctatcagtaattagaaagcaatccagccccttgtcagtgcaaattaatatcagctggttcagtcccaactgatggcctataaaaaggtgtctcattaccaaggtgtcacacaagaaacatctcatgatgggtaaaagcaaagagctctctcaagaccttcgcaaccttattgttgcaaaacatactgatggCATTGGTTACAGATgcatttctaaacttctgaatgttcCAGTAAGCACTGTTGGGGCCATAATCCGGAAGTGGAAAAAACATCATTTCACCATAAACTGGCCACGACCAGGTTCTCCTCGCaagatttctgacagaggagtgaaaagaattatcagaagagttgtccaagagcCAAGGACCACTTGTGGCGAGCTTCAGAAAGATCTGGACTTAGCAGGTacaattgtttcaaagaaatcaataagtaatgcactcaaccgccatggcctgtatgcagggtcggcgccagagtgttaggggcagacgggcaatcagctttgacaggggGGCATTTGttttcacctcatatagcctttattaagtgtatctttaacattatcatgtttcatgaaagaaagaaactgacagagaggtgtataaTACTACCACTTATGCGCAcaggcgcgcacgcacgcacgcatacacatgctgttatgtccacaaaaacaggttataaactaacaacgtgtcctaactggatgccaGCGTCCAACTATCGCGCTGCATCGCGCatctgacgctctctgtccactgaaTCCGTTAgatctgcacttctgttacatcatgtaaacaaaccaggaacatataagctgtgagctccagatcagactggagctgaagacgtaaccacctcaaagatgggttagtagtacttgttatcttcctacgttcgtacttttttttttatcagaaaacacacgttttatattgtgatatttactggaaataacatacgatatagccaagagcaagtaggttgttatctagtgatctcctccagccagctgccaccttttTATGGTTTCTGTTTcgaaatgaggaggtactggaggctacagataactccccGGGCACGCCCTGCGTCTCGCTCatgccagggtcaaaatgtgcacacacgcaGGTGCCGAGATCCAGTTaacagggagttaaacaacatattaatctaacagtctgactgatttcttcataactatattttaagttaataaagactaaatgtggatgtttgtctcaccagttgttgtccctgctcagcctgctaacattagtccattgttttattccacaatactgaacagaataatccaaacaggtagaaaaagtaagatgtgagaggagcacagaaTGCTTTTgactctcttggtcctaattgtgctttaatgcaccaggtttgtaggtctactttctctcatttttttctattgagctagattaaaaaaatttttttttaaaaaaaacacgcaaacggagcggatcaaaacgaggcttcttactgaaatattgtcgTGACGGCTCATATTTCCTAGAGTTCCATAGTTGTCTCTTTGcgcggtgtgtttgtgttttatttgaaccattagtgaggtggctgttatattttttgacaggtagctcgtaataaagtttcactagtgaacgcTACGcatataactgcgagcgtcaatgcTTGTGCtaaaagtgtcagtaatcaagttaatattttcatttacatccaggacaactgacccggttttcttGGCTCATTTTATCtgaactaatcagccgttcctctcaatatgagtgacaggaaaaaataggaacaaggtttccgatagaagttcagacaaaacgtcacgCCGCGCTGTGCAGCACCGTGTTGCTCACAGCCAGTTAGGaccctccaatagaaaacaatgtaatcaagcccaagtacatagttgtttcctaaatgcaaaactatcactgttttgtgctttattttgcattgcagtgttaagtccttccattaccaaactgaatgacttaattttacttatagcatagctgttatttcagtttcgttttttgtcaggagagaattcagctgagggggcacagtgacctttttggacgggcctggacccccatggcccgcccctaacgccgacgctgcatgtatgcacgctcaccacgcaagactccactgctgaagaaaaagcatgttgaagcttgtttaaagtttgctgcacaacatttggaCAAGCCTGTGAAATACTGGGAGAATATAGTCTGGTCAGATGAGAGCAAAATTTAACTCTTTGGATGCCATAATACACACCATGTTTGGAGGACAAATGGCACTGCACATCACCCTATAAACACCATACCAACAGTGAAGTTTGGAGGTGGGAACATCATGGTGTGGGGCTGCTTTTCAGCATACGGTACTGGCAAACTTCACAGAATTGAAGGAAggatgaatggaaaaatgtaccgagacattcttgataaaaatctcctgccatctaccaggatgatgaagatgaaaggagggtggacatttcagcaagacaatgatcccaaacacacagccaaggAAACTCTCAATTGGTTTCAGAGAAAGAAGATAAAGCTGCTAAAACGGCCCAGCCAATCACCTGACTTGAATCCACTTGAAAATCTATGGAAAGAACTGAAGATCAGAGTTCATAGAAGAGGCCCACGGAACCTTCAAGATTTGAAGACCGTTTGTGTGGAAGAATGGGCCAAAATCACACCTGAGCAATGCATACGACTAGTTTCTCCATACAGGAGGCGTCTTGAAGCTGTCATTACCAACAAAAgcttttgtacaaagtattaaataaatatcagtaagcgtgttcaatactttttccctgtgtcatttcacattattacacataactttatttctgaatttatttgttttggtttctttgtatgtatagattacttgggttgttaccaacatctggtgacaatttcatgtcaatagcacctttggaaatatatttactgagaaaaatggtgacgtgttcaatacttattttacccgctgtatgctgtatatatatcctgttcactgtgtgtgtgtagctgagcGCTGCTCGCGGTCCAACTCAAACTGACACATAtagcatagatagatagatagcagcactctgcacacagcagaggagagacagaggagcagagggaacactggaacacatgcacataaaaacacacaacccATTCTCATCCGTGAAACCCTGACGGAgctaaagggggacttgtgGCTCGGTATCAGGCGTCGAGGGGTGTGACAATACGGCAGTATTTGACGACCTGAACACCCTGCGCGCTATTAGAGACTGGGGTTtacacccatagactgtatataaggagtggatgtagtcactgtgacgtcatccatttGTGGACtgtttttgaagccttgagttcagcattttggctgtcgccatcttttttttttttttaagttttaagacagtaacacggacaactcccagaccggacaatggcCCTGGTAGCGGCctttcaatcacaaggtagccacaccctaaagcatcctgctttatggtctatttgactaaatgggaccataatttactaaatggacatcatgctgtattgaagaagacttcaaactagcgattgagaccataaactcatgtttacaatgtttactgaggtaataaatcaacttctatacaaccagacttcttttagcaaccagaggagtcgccccctgctggctattacaaagaatgcaagtttaaggcacttccacattggcttcccttttcagacccggaggttgcccactggttacaCCCTAATTAGGGCCCAAAGGCTCTTTGCTGATGCCTAGAAACATCCCAAGCACAGCAAACAAAGAAGTAAAGAGAAAATAGAGGCAGAgcgcagggtctctgcagatataAACACTGCTACACACTTCTATGTGAGTCATAAGTGacgattgagagggattatttttatcagtcaatacattgtttttcagaAAATTCCTGCATATTATAACCTTTAAGAGGAAAAGCACTGAAAAATTACAATTGACAAACTCAACAGCAGCATGTACTGGCAAAAATTTTTCCTGATTATGGAAAATATACACATGGCTAGATACCACTACCTAATGATGCTAAATGTTGTACCTGAAATCTAACTTGATGAAGAATTTCTAATTTTAATTATACTCAGTCATTATGCAGTCATTACCCTTGATAGTTACACTCTTGTCCAACAGAGATGTGAATCCTagtggattttttaaaatggcTTTACCTCCAGCATAGACTGCTTTCTTCCAGGCCTGGGACTCCAGCACTCTGTCATGGGGGTAGAAATTCTGGCTGATCATAAAGAGGATCATGGCCACCGCAATGACCCGCAGCATGGCCAGGTTTTCCCCCGACAGCAGAGAGGCACTGGCCAGGATGCCAGAGGAGTAGATGCAGGGCAGGCCGCGGTACATGAACGGGATCCCTAGGGACCAAACAAGAATACATCTAACGTAAGTccttgaaataataaaacagcgTACAATAACTCTACATTTTTGAAACTCACCACTTGAAAAGAAACAGAGGCGAACGAACACAGACAAGACGTAACACACGCACAGGATGTTGTCCAGCAGGTCAGACGTCCTTAGAAGCAATGACGTGGCGATTCCGAAGGTCGTGAAGTCAGCGAAATCATCGAGCTTTGCACCTGAacatgaaaatagaaaaatgtgAATACCAAATGTGGCTCTGGGACGTTCTCAAGGACATATGAATTGTATTGTACTTGCTGAAAGACACTACccgtaaaataatataaataataatacaaatattggATTCTGAATAATTGACTTTACGGTACCTTCACACCAAGCATGAAGCAAACTTTTTGTGCGGTGCGATTACATACCAAGTCATTGCAAAGAGACGAATAGACACAAATTTGGCAACACAAATGGCAGGAATGACGcgggagttgaaatatttcaactcgagCGAAAAATGTGCGTGACGCTGTGTCGCGAAAGCCTACCAGTGATGAGATCctcctcctgtcgtcactgacgtcctgacattgttgaatcagaaattgAGGAAAAAACTATATTGTAGCCATTTGTGGACAgccacccagagctacgatagtacatcatatttgtacagagaccggacgaaactctgtgtataattactgtatatgtgtataaaccacagactatctatcaaatcaaatcaatttatttttgtatagcgtcaaatcacaacagaagttatctcaagacgctttatatatagagcaggtctatgaccgtacaccatagtttagagacccaacaggatccaccaagcgcactgtggccaggaaaaactccccgattactgggaagaaacctggagcagaaccgggcgcagggcgggcggccatctgccgagaccggctggggggatagatagatagagagagagtgagagagagagagagagagagagagagagagagagagatagagagagagatagagaagcagccacaatagcagtctagcagctgtaatagctaatacaagtaggactgataacacaaaaccaatagtggtggatggaaagagtgataatacaactatcggaaagccagcactgtccagcatctatgactgtctatggtagaaacaacaacgtcgctgccgtagTTATGCCTAAATGACGTTAtattgagtgttgatggagcagctacaatgttagcatagcctggaactgatcgatccgaactccattcagaaaacaagcattttaaaagttgtttgcttgttatCTTGTGGACAGACCTGataaagcatgaattcagactttttacaaatcaacatcattataaagttatttcagcatcattttgatcagtttattgcaattaaatcacagcacaatctgtttattttgggttcataccacaGTAGCAATGgatggcttgctagatacagtcagtgtaaTGGCACTGTATATGAATACAGCTCGCcaccgggtgatgttatgaacccagacacgacggcgtttgatTTTCCAACATATCTGCGACTTCCAcgacatgtacaaagcagcaacagtggttatttcttccatggttgatggtgGATATGGCGGaatgaaaagttgttggtactaTGGAGACAAGCCCCTTCTCCTCTCTGACGCGTCTAGCGTGAATGAAAACAATTTataccggcggtccaactcACGTGAGTAGAGCGAGGCAAAAATTTGTtttgctcttggtgtgaatgcaacatTAGGAAAGCTACTAGTGAGCGCCAACTGTTCTATTATTACACTTCTTTCCATCTGACAGTGCCTTAATCATGAGTTTACATTCTATAAAAGTCAGTGTAGATACGTTATCATCTCCCCTGTATAGTCACTGCCAGTGTTACTGGCACATGACAGTGGGTTGTGTTTGTGCAAAAAAATCTCCAAGTGGAAATGTCAGTGTCAGCCCAACGGGCGGCCATTCTATAAACAACATTCTCCACTGCCTCGTCTCTTTATCCCTCAGGAGCACGGAGCATGTTTTGCATGCAGACGAGGATGAGGTGATTCAGGCCACGGCTCAAATGACCGAGGTGGAATTCCACAGCCCAGGGTCAACAATTTTAGCAATTTCAGATATGCAGAGAACTCAAAGCAACGGGATAAGATAGACAATTGGAGCGTGATCCCGTGGAATTAGGCTGCTTAATCAGAAAGTGATTGTTCATTTGACATAATACGTGCGGGGGGCACAACAACATCCACCTGCAAAGTCATGCAGAAAAACCCTGTCGGGACACAAAAGCCCCCTGAAATGTGCAGCCGACGATGTATTGTGATGCACCTGGGAGCTATTTTGGGCTTCGGAGAAAATGTGAACTTTCACACTGGAAGCTTTTAAAACAGCAATTTGTGCCTCTTGGTTTATTACATACGCTGCTGTGGTCTTTTGAAAACAAGCCACAGTGCTACATTTTATGTGCTGTGTATTTGCATTGGGTGCCAttcaaactaaaaaaacaaactgaaaagtGTATAACTTGCAGAGTCcttaaaaatatagaaaaactaAAAAGCCGCTGATTTGATGAAGCtcaaaatacattacattaaatatgtATGATTCTTCTATTGGACACTTTGTAAGACTATCCAGAGTGTTTCAGTGGCAGAGTTTCCTTTTACTGGTTCCCTTTGTTTATGACTTTGTGCGGCCAAAGTACAAAGTCCATACAAAGAACTGTGCAGCGAGCCCTGCCAACACCCCAGTCGAAGTTTATCTTTGGTAAGAGCTATTGACAACAACACTCCACTTACCCAGCGCAGAGCAGGCACCGAGTCGCCTGGCAACTGCTCCGTCTGCCAAATCCAGCAGGTAGCCAATCAGGACCAGCCAACATGCAGCATGATGGTGCCTGAATAAAACAAGTGAGAGTTTAGCTATTTGATGACAGCAACCCATTTCAAAGGGTAAAATATTAGAAGGCGCTCAGCAGTGCAAAAAGGCTAAAACTACAGTAGTGTCGGTTAGATTTCAACAGTGTtacaaataaagttttcttGATACTGGCCTTAGATTTTCTTATCTGCACTTGCTTGTGCCTCTCTACACTAAGCATCTCATCTGGTTagaaccatggatgtattaagagaactggatacagcgttggaggcggggcaccgttcattcctatgaaagttgctcagtggcgcatgatgccaaaatggctcggcttccgcctggaaaagtacccggaccTTCCGACGATCTTTTGCATCCATTGGGtccatggaacatgcgcagtagcgtccgctcggtcacatggctcggtcacggagTCCTTATGTCCTGTTGTCGTcgcggtctgggtctcattcacatgaacgggggaAGGGAAATCattctggattcagctattagtgcattttacaacttttaggacctaatgatttaataagaactattagagtgttcgtacttgggagttgattcacctaaaaaaattatccgctgagtaaCACACGTCTCTTTACCAATGTAagtgggaaaaagtatttttgggcccaatgatatcacgtgatggacacagaagttgcagtaccaccgtttggctaCAACGAAAATTGGATTCAacaaccggcgctcttcctggggctTGGTTAGATCAGAGATCTGTCGTCATTAAAAGCATTAGTTACTGTACGGTGGCCCTGAGGGGCaaaaccatagaaatagaataggagtaaaacggacattgaactgttttccgtggtcatttgactagCACAAAAGAAAACGcagattgttgttagttgttatggcgACAACAGAACACACGGCAGTGGGGCCGTAAAGTGTGGTCGCAGTGGTTTTGTAACATGACTTACTACACCACTGCTCGTTATAGCCGTTACTGtaaaacctcacctcagtgaaTCTGTAACTTGCCGTAAATCAGTTTAGTACATACAGAAGTTAGCTTGCTACAACCAAGCCCCCAGAAAGTGCGCCGGGCTTTGATgcaaatttttgtagtggccaaatcGGGCCAAACcccggtactacaacttccgtttccgtcacatgatgccattgggcccaaaaatactttttgccATCGACTGCCATTGGGAAAGGGACGTTTGTAAATtagtggataatttttttttgaggtaaatcaacttcccagtatgaacacttgaatagcccttatttaaatcattaagtcctaaagttgtaaaatgcactaatagcttaatccagagttatttcccttcctccgttcatgtgaatgagacccggaccgaggctggagcgagggttgggaggaggagttaaaggaaacgcagctgcgcctgctctatgggcctaatggatgcggaagatcgcagGATGATCTGGGTACTTTATCATTTGGCAGTTGAGCCGCTCTGACCAGTCTGCTGCGttgatttgaaatgaaatgtctgttgtactcctattctatttctatgggcaaaacacaacaacactggatgaaaaaaacatatcgcTGGTCGTAATCATTATCTTTTTTCAGTAAAAgaccaaaaaaataataataataataataataatttgaatacaAATTAAGGATTTGCCTAGGGCTTTCAAAGCCAAATTTTCGTAATTACGGTGGCCCTGAGgggcaaaaatatatataataccatataaaaaaacaagcagaaCCGAAAACACAGAATTTCACAAAACACAtcaacaaattattttttttatgatttgagatgttgttttttatgatttgttaATGCgttttgtgaaatgtttttttgtgtgttttctaaaTGTGTTTATGTGGTTTGGgacacattttatatattttctgttttgttaatAGATATTGTGACATGCTGTTGTGTTTTCTATTTCGCTTATGTTTTTGGCCGTCAGGGCCTCTGTAATTACTAAAATTTGGTTTTAAAAACCTTAGCCAAATCcttaatttttgttttattttactgaaAGAAATATTACAATGATTACGACCAAGCTATAGTTTTTTTCCATCCTGCAGCTGAGCCTGACTAACGTTTCAGATAGTAAACTCCAATAACGGCGTGTTCACTCACCCATTTAGACTGCTGAGAATGGAAGCCATGCCCATGACCATGTTGGCAACTGACAGAGCATTAGCTGCATTTTTACGTGCAAACTCCTTGATCTGAAGTCCTGTGGCTTCATCACTCAGAAAGAGCTTGTTGGTACACTGGAAGAGACCTGAGACCACAAAACAGCAGCAGTTAGTAGTTGTCTGTGTCATAGGTCAATAACCTCTGCTCTGCTAAAGCTAAAAGCTAAATCCCTATTGTGATTGGGTGGGTGTCCATACCAGCTGACCTTTTGATGAAGGTGTTTGAATGAGAATAGTTTAATAATTATATCCCAGTTGGAGTCAAACTTCAGTTGAAGTGAAAGGAAAAAATGTGTACAAATTCTGAAAGTAACCTTAATGCTTTATAGTGGGGCGGCATAGCAAACCTATTGTTCATTTTGTGATTAAAGCGCCAGATTTGATACATACATAGCTTAATATTTTTAGAAGAAAACTGGATATTGGGCCATTGCAGATTGGCAATCTGATGACCATGGTAGCCATTTTCCCAAATGCACAAGGGTTAAGGTTGCAAGTGGCAGGCCACGCCCAGTGGCACCGGACGGGAACCGTAACACCCAAAAATGACGGCCACGGCAACCAGGGTGCGAGTTTGTGATGGTTGAATATCCAGTTTTGTTCCCAATATATCtatcaactagggctgtcaatcgattcaaatatttaatcgcaattaatcgcatgattgtccacagttaatcgctattaatcgcaaattaacttcacattttttgtctgttcaaaatgtagcttaatgggagatttgttgtatcaacatgggattgtgcaaatatgctgctttaagcaaatgtatgtgtaaatttatgattggaaatcaattaacaacacaaaacaatgacaaatattgtccagactgcatttagtataaaaaatatgctccaatcataacatggcaaactgaagcccaacaggcaacaacagctgtcagtgtgtcagtgtgctgacttgaatatgacttgccccaaactgcatgtgattatcataaagtgggcatgtctgtaaaggggagactcgtgggtacccatagaacccatttacattcactgatctggaggtcagaggtcaagggacccctttgaaaatggccattgcCTCATTTGCgactagctagtatgacatggttggtaccgatggattcattcgatttctagttccatatgacaCATTTGCCAAATTTGGAGTGTTTATAACAAAATGAACAATCTTTATGATACGTTGAGCTATGCAGCCCCACTATTACCAGTCATcactgaataataatattttgtacACCATCTAGTGGGAATCCATATTGtagcacatgtttttttttgtttttttttactgctttaaAGCAAAATGTTACTTTAACATTGATTCCCCCTGTCTAATGTAAAAGAAGCATCACTTACCAAGACGTATGTTTATTGGACGCAGACCGACCTTACGATACATTCATCCACTTTCAGATCACTAAAATGCATTTGTTACTTTTCATTCGCAGCCTACAGCATGCAACATTACATCATCTACTCATTACAATATCAGTTATATCTATGCCATAAacattattatacatattttaatttaagAAAAGCATGCAGTAAACTTCAATATCAATAGATAATATTTGCATAGGATAAACATCAAAAGGATACATGTCTCAACAGGATGTATGTGAAGTGTTAGCGCTCAATTGTAATCTTATTAGGggtcaaatacacacaaatactggtgtGGGGAACAAACTGTGGACATTTAAGGGACTACCACATACACCACTGGCTATAGTGAGAGTGAGTTGGACCTACTGCATTGACACATACCAGACGTGAGATCAATTAGCCTGATCAAACATAGTGACCTGAGACAAGGACATGGCAGCAGCACTCACAAATCTATTAATACCACCGCAGCCGAGGCTTTAATGGCGGTCGTGGTATAAAGATAGATCTACAACCTCTCCTTGTCTCATTGTTTTTATAACACATAGTTTATATTCAAATACTGAACTGCATGGGGTTATATAGCCAATTGTAATAATTGTATTAACTTTGTTTAAAGTGCAATTAGTAAAACTTATAATAACTTGATATCTTTAGTTGTTTGGAGAAAAAATTTGCAGTATGAACGATGGTAAATGCTACATCTTAGTCAGCAAGATGGAGAGACTGCTGACACTGCCAAAACTGCCTTGGCCCCCACAAAGCTGTGATGTTTTCTAATGAAGTCAAACAAagacatctttgttttttgtctgcctCCTCTCTCGTGAGTTCATTACTTTTCTCTCAAGTCATGATACTGTCCAAGACAGAATGCACAGATAAGATGACCTGCagaatttaaatatgtttttaaatgttgcaGTAGCAACCCTTCAAGTGTTTTTCACCCTGAACTTCCTGTGATTCCAAAGCCAGGCGAGTTCAAGAGACTCTTCATCTGAAAGAAAACAGCGTATGAGACACAGCGAAAAGCCAACAATAACTTTTTCACTTGACAGCATGCTTTCTACTTCTCAATTTGggattttaaaacaaattacaacCTGGCATTTGAATTATGATCTAAAAACTGTTCATGGGTAAACAAACACAGCACATGGGTTAATGCAGATTCTGCATTCTTCTGAAAATCATGTAATGCACAAGTTTGCAAAATGAATAATCAGGTTCATTAACTTCATTAACACATGTGCAGCTCCACAGGCAAATCAGCGAGGTTGCAGATCTTATATGGTCAGGTTTTACTCTAATACACTGTCTTGGTAACTAATAAAGAGGATAGAGACTGAGTCACCGTCAATTTCAAACAGGTCTCTATTTCTGGGTTGCTGCCTAATGACTGCAAAGCATGATGGGAAGGCCCTTGTTATGTAATACCCTGCTATGTTACCTGGAAACAACTAAAAAGACTAACGAACAACAAGGAAAACAGTTCATAACAGAGATAATCTGACTGAACAATATAAACTATGTACATTTTAACTTAGTTTTGTGATAAAGAgatagagtaaaaaaaaaaaattgcaattgcaatcaattataaataatatacacCAGTCATACAACATTTATTCCTGTACATTCTATTGGGTGTAGTTTGTGAATCTGTAATATGAATTCACAGTATATTATACTAACATGAGTGAATATCAGCAATAAAACATTCTATTTCAATATCCTCAAGCTGTATGAACTATGTGCAATATACATGAAC includes these proteins:
- the tmem269 gene encoding transmembrane protein 269 isoform X2; the protein is MTQTTTNCCCFVVSGLFQCTNKLFLSDEATGLQIKEFARKNAANALSVANMVMGMASILSSLNGHHHAACWLVLIGYLLDLADGAVARRLGACSALGAKLDDFADFTTFGIATSLLLRTSDLLDNILCVCYVLSVFVRLCFFSSGIPFMYRGLPCIYSSGILASASLLSGENLAMLRVIAVAMILFMISQNFYPHDRVLESQAWKKAVYAGGVVMVFCSSFPPACVYYLLWSVSYILFPTSLWSSKV
- the tmem269 gene encoding transmembrane protein 269 isoform X1; the protein is MCCEPETIMILLTPSSGLFQCTNKLFLSDEATGLQIKEFARKNAANALSVANMVMGMASILSSLNGHHHAACWLVLIGYLLDLADGAVARRLGACSALGAKLDDFADFTTFGIATSLLLRTSDLLDNILCVCYVLSVFVRLCFFSSGIPFMYRGLPCIYSSGILASASLLSGENLAMLRVIAVAMILFMISQNFYPHDRVLESQAWKKAVYAGGVVMVFCSSFPPACVYYLLWSVSYILFPTSLWSSKV